The following coding sequences are from one Bos indicus x Bos taurus breed Angus x Brahman F1 hybrid chromosome 5, Bos_hybrid_MaternalHap_v2.0, whole genome shotgun sequence window:
- the LOC113893568 gene encoding olfactory receptor 8S1-like, protein MEAGNTTTVTFFILQGLSNNPQIQAVLFVTFLVIYLLILTVNLLMLLVIRTDSHLHTPMYFFLSHLSCLDAFYASIIVPKLLKNLLSKWKTICFLDCFIQIFFVIFLGATETCLLSVMAYDRYQAVCHPLLYVVTMNKKVCAGLAGASWAIGMGTGLLNTILLAQQHFCGPNLIRSFACELPPVLLLACSDPYISVFSILTTMVVLGLGTFVILVGSYTRIILTALGMNSATGWNKIFSTCSSHFLVVIIFYGSGIFRYMTPASGSALEQVLSMQYSVVTPLLNPLIYSLKNQEVKAAIRRTLARKPSFTF, encoded by the exons ATGGAAGCTGGCAACACAACCACAGTCACTTTCTTTATTCTCCAAGGACTATCCAACAACCCTCAGATCCAGGCAGTACTCTTTGTAACATTCCTGGTGATTTACCTCCTGATTCTCACAGTGaacctgctgatgctgctggtgatCAGGActgactcccacctccacacccctatgtacttcttcctcagtcACCTCTCCTGCCTGGATGCTTTCTATGCCTCAATCATTGTGCCTAAGCTGCTAAAGAACCTGCTTTCCAAGTGGAAGACTATATGCTTTCTTGACTGTTTCATCCAGATCTTCTTTGTTATATTTCTTGGGGCCACTGAAACTTGCCTCCTTTCAGTCATGGCCTATGACCGGTACCAGGCTGTGTGCCACCCGCTGCTGTATGTGGTGACCATGAATAAGAAGGTGTGTGCTGGCCTTGCGGGAGCCTCCTGGGCCATAGGAATGGGGACTGGCCTGCTTAATACCATCCTCCTGGCTCAGCAGCACTTCTGTGGCCCCAACCTAATCCGCAGTTTTGCCTGCGAGCTTCCTCCAGTGCTCCTGTTGGCCTGTTCTGACCCCTACATTagtgtgttctccatcctgaccACCATGGTGGTCCTGGGCCTTGGCACCTTTGTCATATTGGTGGGTTCTTACACCCGTATTATCCTGACAGCCCTGGGAATGAACTCTGCCACAGGTTGGAACAAGATCTTCTCTACCTGCTCATCCCATTTTCTTGTGGTCATCATATTTTATGGTTCTGGAATTTTCAG GTACATGACTCCAGCTTCTGGCTCAGCCCTGGAGCAAGTGCTATCCATGCAGTACAGTGTGGTGACCCCCCTACTGAACCCCCTTATCTACAGTCTGAAGAACCAGGAGGTGAAGGCAGCTATTAGGAGGACATTGGCCAGGAAACCTAGTTTTACCTTCTAA